The genomic segment TTTGAATGATTTGTGctaataaatatatagatatgaAGCCGTGGATATTATAATGAGGAGTGGGGAGACTAATGtgtcttatttttatttcaaagatTAAAACATGTGTACGGAACTTGGGTTGCAAGAGAAATGTTAAGATCATGATGATATCAAGGAAATCAAGCTCTAAGGTTTTCTCCACGTGCCCCGTCAGTCTTCTGAATCATCTTATCTTTTGATTTCAGGGATTCTTTTATGCTTCGGGTGAAGTTTTTGATCCTTTTATATGGTCGATAATTGAAGTTTGCATCAAAGGAAGCAAACTATGGGAGAAGAGCAAATTTTCCAGAAAAAGATGGCAAAGCAGTTGACAGGTAAAAGGGATGATACACCACTTCACTCAGCAGTGAGAGCAGGGGATCTTCACCTGGTTTTGGAAATAATTAGAGGATGCGAAGCTGGGGACTTGTTTGAGCAGAATCAATCTGGTGAAACTGCCTTGTATGTTGCTGCTGAGTGTGGTAGGGCTGATTTAGTGAAGgaactgattaagtattgtgatATTGTTTTGGCTGGTATTAAAGCAAGGAATGGCTATGATGCTTTTCTTATAGCTGCCAAGCAAGGGAACCTGGGTGAGTTCTTCAGTTTGATTTTCACCTGATAATCATTATGAATGTCCAACCCTGCAATTTCTCTAccaaataattttatgaaatcaaTGGTTGTAGTAAAGGTCAACAATTTTGAagtaattttatttgcatatacaGCTTGAGGGTATTTTATTTGTGTATTTGCCTACTGATTATCCTTTTTTCTCTACTATCTCTCAGAGGTATTGAAGATTCTCATGGAGGCCAATGTTGATCTTTCGGTGACTTTTGATTCTTATAACACCACAGCGTTGCACACTGCTGCATCACAAGGCCATGCTGAAGTGGTGAATTTCCTCTTGGAAAAAGGCAGCAACGTGGCTGTAATAGCAAAGAGCAATGGTAAAACTGCCTTGCATTCAGCAGCAAGGAATGGGCATGTAGTGATAGTAAAGGCCCTTTTGTCTAAAGAGCCTGGAATCACAACAAGAACAGACAAGAAGGGGCAGACAGCTCTACATATGGCGGTTAAAGGGCATAATATTGAAGTGGTTGATGAGCTGATAAAGTCAGATCCTTGTTTAATAAACATGGTTGATAATAAGGGGAATACTGCTTTGCATATAGGGACTCGAAAGGGTCGAATTCAGGTAGTTAGTATTGAAATTTTGGTGATTGCCGTGTTTCCTGATTAGAGTATGCCTTTTTATTTTGGCCAACTTAATAAGCATACAGGATGAACTTATAATGGCTTTGCATGCTATCAGATATTGAAAATCATCTTAACTAATCATGTCTTATTTCGAGTAATACAAGGTTTTGCTTTGGGCTTTAGAATAAGCACCAATTTTAGTTACTATTCAAGTATTTCTTTTCTACAAATGCGTTCTGCAATGGCCAGAAGTAACTAACCAAAGTTGCTGATAGAACATTTTTGTCTCTCTTATAGTGTTGAAAAGACTGTGTGTTGGTCTAATCTCTAATTCGATCTTTCAGATTGTTGAGAAGCTGCTAAATCAAAATGGAGTTCACAAACTAGTCATCAACAAGTCTGGGGAAACAGCTATTGACATTGCAGAGAAACACAAACTATCTGATATTGCAGGCATCTTAAAAGAGCATGGAGTCCAGTGTGCCAAATTCATCAAGACACAACCTACAAATTCGGCTAAAGAACTAAAACAAACTGTAAGTGATATAAAGAATGGGGTTCATCACCAGTTTGAACACACACGCCAAACGAGAAAACGCATGCAAGGTATAGCTCAACGAATCAACAAAATTCATGTTGACAGTCTCAATAATGCAATCAACTCCACCACAGTGGTGGCTGTTCTCATTGCCACTATTGCGTTTGCTGCCATATTCAGTGTCCCAGGCCAATATGCTGACAGTCCAAAAGATATTTCACCAGGAGTTTCTCCTGGACAAGCGAGAATTGCTTCAAAACTGCCCTTTTTGATTTTTATTGTCTTTGATGCTATAGCCCTCTTCATATCATTGGCTGTTGTGGTAGTGCAAACCTCGATTGTAGTTATACACAGAAAAGCAAAGAAGCAGATGATGGCAGTTATTAATAAGCTCATGTGGTTGGCTTGTGTACTGATTTCAGTTGCATTTCTAGCCCTTTCATATATTGTAGTTGGAGATGAGTGGTGGTTAGCTAATCTAGTTACTGGTATAGGGACTGTTATCATGGTATCAACATTGGGGACATTGTGTTATTGGGTGATTGTGAACCGTATCGAGGCTTCAAAACTACACAGCATCCGGAGATCTTCAATGAATAGTGGATCTCGATCATTTTCAATGTCATATGTGTCTGACACGGAGATTCTGAACAATGAACATAAGAAACTCTATGCAGTTTGAGCTGCAACGCGCCTTATGGCCTTCACCTAGACACCCACCTTTTTATCTGTACATGGATCTCACTAACTGAAGCAGACTGTCAGCCTAAGCAAAAAATGCAATATTGAACTTATACAGATTGTATAACATCATATATATGTAGACAGACGTTTTTGTAGTTAaatggatcgaggaaaacaaattAGCCAATGATTTGGCTTTATTGTCTGGATTTTTTGTTACGTTCGTAATATATCTGATAGTTTTTATGTCTGAACGTGTCAAACAACAATCACTCTAATCTCAGAACTTGCTGATTTCTTTGTTCCAATGATAATCCAAAAGCATATCAAATGAGTATGTATTATGCTGTGCTTTTCCAGGTCGTATGTACAAGATTCCCAGTTAACCGTGCTCCTTTTCCTCTTCTTGCAAGACAAAAATAGAAGGGTGCCGGCAACTGCTGAGCATTGCGGTGATTCTCCTACATAGTTTCCTTCTCAGTGAGTCTCCTTTTACCACATTCATTGCAAAAGAAAATATCTTATGGAATAACTCACAAGTTTTTAAAAAGGGATTACTTAGAACAGTTATGATTATTTTATACATGGTAACATTATGCTGAAGGTGCTTCAGAACAAAGTGGGAAACAAGTTATTTACAGAAATTTTATACTTCCAAAATACTTTCTTTGAGGATATACTATTGATGCTTTGAATTTATTCTGACATTTTCTTCCACATGCTAAAATGGTCCCAAAGCAAAACTTTGAAAGAGTTCATTGCTGAAACTTACTTCTAGGGGGAGATTATGATTGAATGCAATGGTAAGTTATCTGTAAATCTCATCTGTTCCATCCACTAACACAATATTTCAAAGCAAGAACTAGAAGGGCCCTACTTTTCTATATTTTAAGCAAAGTAAATGCAGCAGCAACGTTTCCTTTCTTCAATACCAAATTCAGCTAGCCCCATAGTTTACTCATACAAATTACGCATGATAAGCATATAATTTTGGAATCCAACTTTTAGTCTTTTTCACATAAACATGAAATAAAGATCCAAATTACTAGCTTACAAGGTGTTAGACCCTTGCACTTCCATTTTTTTCTCACCAAGTGGAGAAGAAAAAAAGGTGATGATCATACATGTAGGGAAAAGGACTAGTTGCTTTTCTATTCTTGTCTGTACTCATGGTGCTCAACATCTGTCAAATTAGCTGCAATGCAATTTCATTATTTCCATGTCAAAAATCTAGCAGGcatgttttgttttagtttaatggTTAGTCAAATTCATGAGAAAAGAACAATAAGATATAATGAATTTCTTTGCTTTATAGTTGGGGTCATATCGTTTTCAGTTAACAATGACATTGCACATTTTCCATGTAGATGGTTATGTATAGGGTAGTGATgaaaatcatttcataaatagaaatataattgCAATAACCTAAAGCATTTGGTATAGTTTAGTCTCAAATTGCAGTAAACCATTGTGGTTAGCAGGTGGGATGATCATGCTACTTCTGAATAAAGCATAAGTTGGTTCCtttaatcaagttttttttaggcatcaaagtataatttaaaacctACTTTTTTTAAAGTAAGATTGCAGGGTCTCTCTCCTTGATGTCAAGGGAGTTATTTGACCAGTAAAAGAATGACCACTTACTGTTATTTCCTTGTTTAGATTATTATTTCCTTGTTTAGATTAAGTGAaaatagattattattattattattattattattattattattattattataataacttaCTTTACTAAAGTGAAAAGTTGAGAAAGATGGTAGAGGATCTTCTGGACTTgcggatttaaattttttatgttaattcttatatttttaaattttatgcaataaatttattattattataatcacttcgaaaaatgatttttatgaatTTCTTTTACCATATCATCCATGATcattatcaattaaaaataaacatatacttaaaaaagttgataaaataatttttcttaaactGGGAATTTCAGTTTcgttagaaaaaaaaaagccaGAAAGGCTGAAAcagtaataaaaaaattctatttctgGGAAAAGCTTCAGGTAGAAAAAGGGGCTTTTTGTAAAATACGCAGTTTATACagaatttaagatttaaaattcTGCTGATCTTACTGATAGAacggtttcttttttctttagaaaaaaaaattttggggatTCCTATTTCACTGTTATCAACAGAAATTGACTTCTAAACTTGGCATCAATGGAGTAAAACTTTGAGATCATTGTCAAATGTCAAAAGATGCTCTAAGAAAACTGGCAAGTCCTTGTAAAAGAGAACGTCTTGTCCCTGCCCAAGgaggaaaacaaaaattaaaaataaaaaggaaacagGGGAAATGAAAATTGAAGCAAACATTCAACCAACTCTAATCATGCAATATCTTGAGCAAGTACAAAAAGGAAAAGGCCATATAGTgaccattgattttgaatgataATCTTCCATGGAAGAATCtccacacttttttttttaaattagattaatAATGGGGTTTTCAATATGTTCTTCCATAGAAAGCTATTACAGTAACATTAACAAATTGATCTTGTCTAACAGTGAAGGAAAATCATGCAAAGTATCTAAAATATCTCACACTGCAACTGCATTGAAAATGACTCACTTTGGAAGAATGTAACAGGAACTGGGTACCAACTTTGTGATTCTCATGGTGGATTTTTCAGtgtccccccccccccaaaaaaaaaaagttctttcATATGATTATATGCTGCAAAATCCTGGTCTTTCTTGGTCCCCGTTAACTGAAATCTTTCTTGAACTAGACAGCTGCTGAGACTGCTTACAGTGAGCAATTGCTCCCTCAATAGAATTTTCCATCTCCGAATTGGCGCTGTTGCTTCTTTTCAGCAACTGTAAATCATAGAATCCGCTTGAGCTGAATGAAAACGATGAAGACGACGATGAAGAGGAATCGGATGAAGATGTAGATGAAGACTTTGTTGTAGAATGCCTTTGAATTACTCCTGAAAAGGACCTCCTATGGCTATTTGCAGCATCCTCAACCACCTCCTTATCAATGCTCTTCATAATGATACTTGATATCTTATATCTCTCATTATCAATCTTGCCAAATGGATTCTTCTTTGCCATTTTCATGTACTTGTTTACACAATCTTTGTTCTTTGAAACATTACCTGCTTCTACATTGCATGCTGCTTTGGCACAAGATTCATCTGAACACCCAGACTTGCTGAACAAGGACTTAAGATATGCCCGAGATGTCTTGAGCTTTTGGCTTATTGAGGATTGCTTGATCTGCATGAGCTTTCGGCACCAAGACGTCTTCGAAACAGAACCGTTGCCGATGAAACCATTCATTTCAGTTGAACATTCAAAGAAATAGTCATCAGCATTTAGCTCACTACTCACCCTACAGGATTCTGATGCAGAGATGCTGGTCCAGTATTTCAGTGGGAAACTTGTATTAGTTGAAGGGATAGCAGGGTTTGGTTCAATGGGTGGTTGAGTTTTGGAGTCCAAGGCAGCATTGTTGGAACTTTGGCGTAGTTTCTGAACCATTTGGAGGCGAGGAGGGAGGTAGAGGGGAAGGAGCTTGCCCTTGTAGAAGAGTTCATCAGCTGGATAAGTAGAGGAAATATCTCCATCTGGAGAAACTGAACACATTTGGAACTCAAACTCTCTACTTTGAGGTGGAGAGCTTATGGAATAACACAAATAGTTGGAGGATGAGCTTACCTCCATATCTATATAATCTTCATCTGCATGGTTACTTGAAGCTTGGCTTATGGCCATCATTTTTCAACTCTCAAAAGCACCTCTCTTGGTCTTTGGGGGATGCTCAGTTATGGGAAGGTGTGAGGTTGGTGACGAAAGAGAGGGGTATCCTTTAAAGTGAAGATGGAGCcaagttagaaaaagaaaatcatatgGTAAGGAGTTGTCAGATCTTTTCCATTTttaatttgccacccttttttttttctcctttctagTAAGTAATATCTTGAATGGTTCCAAATAATAAAATGGCAAAAAACAGCTTCTGACTGACCCATATATGTAGTATTTTTGCATATTTATCCCTTCAATTCTGCATCAAAATGACCTTGCTGTTATTATTTTTACATCAGATACCAATTCCAAAAGGTGAATTACAACCATTTGTCTTTTTATTCCAGATAATTTCCAGTTCTGAAattaaaaaatgcaaagaatCTTCTCATGTTAATGAATGATTTGCATCCATAGCCATTAGCCAATGAACTTCTAACAGGTACAAACTAGTAAAGCTTGAAAGATGAGCTTAGAACCATATGATCAAATCCCTATAATGCAACAACTGTTGTTTTAGGAAAGTGGGATAACAATGTTGTGAACCCCATGTTTATGTACTTTGAATTGAACTTGAAATGTGGTGGCAGAAGGTAAGAATCTTCCAATATCAGCAGAAAGAAAGGTGACAGTTCCCTTTTGTTTTTGCTGAAAGTTTCATTGTAAGCAGCCCATGCATATCTCTTTCAACAGTGTTGAAGAAAATGAAAGTAGGAGAATGAAAAATTTAGATCAAAAGAACTCATGGAATCTTCAAATTATATGATAATGACAAGTATAATAATAGTGTATCCACTTGGGAATTCTCAAGGATTTAAGCATCTACTACTTGTCTGCCTCAGTTTTAACCTATATTACGTCCACTCTTTATTTAATATACTCGTGTCTAACAGTTAAAAACTTTTGAAATAGAAACAGCATTATTTCCTGAATATAAAACAAAAGaccaattatttatttatatatatatacacaataggGGTTGTTGTTTTCTGCACCTCCGCAAACTTCTTTCACTGCagcaaaatttaaatttgaaaagggAAAGCCAGCCAGCCCTGTTTCCAAAACCTGTTTTTTTGCAGTGTCAAGTTTTACAATTCAATACTGATAAATTAGAGCCTAAGGGACAGAGAGCTATTATTATATATTGAAAGTTCCAAAACCTTTAAGCTAAGCTAAGCTAAATTATATGTGTTCTCCAAGAGCTGTgattgttagtacaaaactccggtaaggaaaaaactcgaacacacgatcggaactcgaaaagaaaaagaagaaataggacaggctccaaggcgtgtatcaagccactatctttaaggttatattcgcccccacttatcttcagtgtgcaaacgagttccaagcaaattaacctcgaggatacaatgaagccaatgactatttgcgttttgcactgacgagaatagtccactatgcactgagtaatgtataacaaaaactcaatttctacaaaggatttctgcagcaatactttatagaataatctaataatattagaaaatgaaggaagagaagaaataatattagaatttgttgatatgatttccaaatgaaatcccattcctatttataggaattttcatgtctcttcatagagacatctttcaataggtgtctttatgaataaataaataataataattattcatttaattttgtaactattcaaataatattttttgaatagttataattcttttttttttttaaaaatcaaatgatataacttttgaccaatgaccaaaagttttatcttttgattaattacacccattcatttatagttattgggatactataaatatttgaaaatattccaacaatctccccccattttcaaaatatttagattttgatattcttggaaatcaatttgcataaataaaggtgtcttacgattgaaccttcacttagtgaaaacatgttaaagttaatcgaaattgtatggtagactaagctttgaaccaactattccatttgattaactgaacacatctcacacaatgatttcaacatcagtcaatgcatagtatctagggacactattatagccatgtgtctatcctcttttcatgagtgctgtcagagccaagcccttaagctcctagaagcggccacacttccactcacataggtagatcccatcaaaagtgttcccgtaattataacactctaacatatttatgttatgggtccattaagagtacattactcatccttcccttatcattacgggtacctagcactttaatcttaggatggatttatttatagtgctaacagtcacatactaatgatgtactttgtctcattgaactcaagacttgacgttataccaagcgttgagtcgagtttccatcatgggtgactctaattaataggcttgagtctcatcccttttgaggtcctttttactgcatctctagcaagactttttgtcaaaggatctgccaaattttcacttgacctcacataattaatagtgatcactccatcagagattaattgtcggacataactatgtcttaatccaaagtgtctagactttccattatatacttggctatatgcctttgttagagtagcctcactatcacaacggatagaaataggtgaaattggcttaagccataaaggtacatcataaagcaaatttcttaaccattctgcttctttagatgcagcggctaatgcaataaattctgctgccatggtggaatcagtaatacatgtttgtttcttggaaccccaagaaatgactcctccaccaagaatgaagatccacccactagtagatgcatgatcttccaaacttgtaatccaactagcatccgaatacccttctaaaactggaggatatccattataacacaatccatagttaatagttttctttaagtacctaagtactctatttaaagcttgccaatgcaaactacttcgattacttgtgtatctactcaattttccaatagcatatgcaatatctggtcttgtacaagtcattatgtacataagacaaccaattagacttgcatatttcaattgatcaattttcctaccagcattagatagtaattttaattgaggatccatgggtgtagatgctggtatacagttgaaaagatcaaactttttaagcacattttcaatgtaatgtgattgtgataaagctatagtgctttcatctcgggttattttaatcccaagaataacatctgctacacccatatccttcatagcaaagttgtttgacaagaatttctttgtgttttctatttgttccaaatccgtgccaaaaataagcatgtcatctacatataagcaaattataacaccctttccattatcaaatttactatatatgcacttatcggattcatttattttatagccattagctaaaacaaccttgtcaaacttttggtgccattgttttggtgcttgtttaagcccatataaagatttaacaagcttacataccttatgctcttgtcctagaacaacaaatccttccggttgctccatgtacacttcctcttccaattcaccatttaaaaatgcagttttaacatccatttggtgaacaaccaaattatatatagaggtaagtgatattaatagtctaattgtagcaattcttgctactggagcataggtatcaaagtaatcaataccttgtctttgtgtaaaaccttttgctaccaaccttactttaaatttatcaatggttccatcgaccttcattttctttttgaagatccatttacaacctattggtttggaacctggtggaagatcaactaagatccaagtttgatttcccattattgaatccatttcatcatttattgcttctttccaaaaagcagagtcttgagatttcactgcttcttcaaatgtaataggatcagattcggtattataacaataaggtatcttattgcatatactttcactttttccttctacaagaaacataatgaaatctggtccaaaatctttgacctttttaatcctcttacttcttcttaattcttgacaagattcatcattattatcaatttgtttcaatggaatctcattctcatttgaagaatgaatcaattgttgtggttgtaattgtcttgatatagaattaaatctattttcatcaaaaatagcatctcttgattcaataaccgtattaattgaaattgaatcatttggttcaattactatgaacctatatgccttgctattatgtgcataacctataaatatgcattcaattcctctttcacctaactttttacgtttaggtgttggaacttttacaatagctctacaaccccaaacctttaaataattaaggtttggtttccttttcttccattgttcatagggggttattttagtttccttattaggaactctattcaatatatgacaagctgttagaacagcttctccccaaaaaccctgtccaagacctgaatatgataacattgaatttaccatttcaatcaagactctatttttcctttcagctacaccattttgttgtggtgtgtaaggggctgaaacttgatggacaattccagtgagttcaaaataacttggattatagtattctccacctctatccgatcttaagcacttgataaatgattcacactgaagttcaacttcagatttataaactttaaatttatcaagcgcttcatcttttgaatgcaataaatatacataacaatatctagaacaatcatcaataaaagtaacaaaatatttctttccacctaatgtaggagtattatgcaagtcacataaatcactatgtatcaaatcaagcaattttattttctttttaaccttagggaaaggatttcttgtaattttagtcaacatacaggtattgcatttttcaatattattattaaaaacaggaattaaatctaatttatacatgtcattcaattttctataattcaaatgacttaatctataatgccacaaacaaaatgattcaaccatataagcagaaatagtatttttattcttattaataatattaagtttgaacatgctttcatacatatacccttttcccacaaaaattcctcccttagacaaaataaacttatctgcctcaaaaacaagtttgaaaccaaacttattcaacagacttccagacactaaatttttcctaacttctggtacataatatacatcatttaaggttaaaaccttttcagaagtgaattgtagttcaacagaccctttgcctttaattgttgcggtggaagaatttcccatgtacaagacattgtcattttcacattgtgtgaactttgtgaacatgcttttgtctttgcacacatgtttggttgctccggtatcaatccaccatgtattatcatcttgtgccatattaatttcagatatcattgcaacgaacttttcgttattatcagccttagaagatgatttcttctttaaaaatcgacattcattcttgaaatgtcccggctttccacaatgatagcatgagcccttttgtttctttttgaacttaggtgctctatcagtctgattgaactttctcttgaatggtttagtagtccgtacttcctccgtaacatgtactttggcattttcaaaatttaggttctgatcttgttttcgatactcttcttcaatacgaagatgatttgccaaagcctcaagagatatttcctctttcttatgttttagacttcttttaaagtctttcc from the Gossypium hirsutum isolate 1008001.06 chromosome D09, Gossypium_hirsutum_v2.1, whole genome shotgun sequence genome contains:
- the LOC107891018 gene encoding probable membrane-associated kinase regulator 3, whose product is MMAISQASSNHADEDYIDMEVSSSSNYLCYSISSPPQSREFEFQMCSVSPDGDISSTYPADELFYKGKLLPLYLPPRLQMVQKLRQSSNNAALDSKTQPPIEPNPAIPSTNTSFPLKYWTSISASESCRVSSELNADDYFFECSTEMNGFIGNGSVSKTSWCRKLMQIKQSSISQKLKTSRAYLKSLFSKSGCSDESCAKAACNVEAGNVSKNKDCVNKYMKMAKKNPFGKIDNERYKISSIIMKSIDKEVVEDAANSHRRSFSGVIQRHSTTKSSSTSSSDSSSSSSSSFSFSSSGFYDLQLLKRSNSANSEMENSIEGAIAHCKQSQQLSSSRKISVNGDQERPGFCSI
- the LOC107891019 gene encoding ankyrin repeat-containing protein At5g02620, with protein sequence MGEEQIFQKKMAKQLTGKRDDTPLHSAVRAGDLHLVLEIIRGCEAGDLFEQNQSGETALYVAAECGRADLVKELIKYCDIVLAGIKARNGYDAFLIAAKQGNLEVLKILMEANVDLSVTFDSYNTTALHTAASQGHAEVVNFLLEKGSNVAVIAKSNGKTALHSAARNGHVVIVKALLSKEPGITTRTDKKGQTALHMAVKGHNIEVVDELIKSDPCLINMVDNKGNTALHIGTRKGRIQIVEKLLNQNGVHKLVINKSGETAIDIAEKHKLSDIAGILKEHGVQCAKFIKTQPTNSAKELKQTVSDIKNGVHHQFEHTRQTRKRMQGIAQRINKIHVDSLNNAINSTTVVAVLIATIAFAAIFSVPGQYADSPKDISPGVSPGQARIASKLPFLIFIVFDAIALFISLAVVVVQTSIVVIHRKAKKQMMAVINKLMWLACVLISVAFLALSYIVVGDEWWLANLVTGIGTVIMVSTLGTLCYWVIVNRIEASKLHSIRRSSMNSGSRSFSMSYVSDTEILNNEHKKLYAV